One genomic region from Mycoplasmopsis columbina encodes:
- a CDS encoding MHO_4530 family protein, which yields MNSTSIILISLAVIILITLIFTSIFILLGKLKQVTTNGLIIFRIDNERKTIVRLSSTKMSSQTNFDSTKLGIEMSKYYDLNSFLSFFKDEIRNQIVKFLEENENNENIITFYGHLQKDNITNLSTKRLFNLLKIKKFHENIHLKIFRSKEDNKLYCSLYWNLKVKNQENNKFQKLEDFNNLVENVHENFLISIALEIKQEYLIKDINDNFINKIITLLDLNSYRGFWKLENNNLFIFLSINNELKLKKLNKLLSNKCNIFNNTQLFKFYINKLVYSNSLKLQNSNDLEELKIKIQFLMLNYKKSSSWLLNQSFDEYQAFKDELKYFETKINHLDFIKEVYDVINIQTNLKESEINMARITGFDKDKINFYQKQEYYRNLALPKQNSFLLQNHSSQYPLAVFTNAYDLEMNYEKIYRNNSMILILKNIDSSFNLNALNNFFERKNDDQVQIALYIDKLDNISYNFIRKNSISWIVIGENISKYLNFNTNYYLKLLNFLEIFRDLKFKIIYENLPEKLDRNIIQKLNIKYKYNK from the coding sequence ATGAACTCAACTTCAATTATTTTAATTTCTCTAGCAGTAATAATTTTAATTACTTTAATTTTCACTAGTATTTTTATCTTGCTTGGAAAATTAAAACAAGTTACAACAAATGGCCTTATTATTTTTAGAATTGATAATGAAAGAAAAACTATTGTTAGATTAAGTTCAACTAAGATGAGTAGTCAAACTAATTTTGATTCCACTAAATTGGGTATTGAAATGAGTAAATATTATGATCTAAATAGTTTTTTGTCCTTTTTTAAAGATGAAATAAGAAATCAAATTGTAAAATTTTTAGAAGAAAATGAAAATAATGAAAACATTATTACGTTTTATGGCCATTTACAAAAGGATAATATTACTAATTTATCTACTAAACGCTTGTTTAATTTACTAAAAATCAAAAAATTCCATGAAAATATTCATCTTAAAATTTTTAGAAGTAAAGAAGATAATAAACTTTATTGCTCTCTTTATTGAAATTTAAAGGTTAAAAATCAAGAGAATAATAAATTTCAAAAACTTGAAGATTTCAATAATTTAGTAGAAAATGTTCATGAAAATTTTTTGATTTCAATCGCTTTGGAAATTAAGCAAGAATACTTAATTAAAGATATAAATGATAATTTTATAAACAAGATTATTACTTTGCTTGATTTAAATAGTTATAGAGGTTTTTGAAAATTGGAAAATAATAATTTATTTATCTTTCTTTCAATTAATAATGAATTAAAGCTAAAAAAATTGAATAAATTATTAAGTAATAAATGTAATATTTTCAATAATACCCAACTTTTTAAGTTTTACATTAATAAACTTGTTTATTCAAATAGTTTAAAACTACAAAATTCAAATGATTTAGAAGAATTAAAAATTAAAATTCAATTCTTGATGCTTAATTATAAAAAAAGCAGTAGTTGATTATTAAATCAATCATTTGACGAATATCAAGCATTTAAAGACGAATTAAAATATTTTGAAACAAAAATTAACCATTTAGATTTTATTAAAGAAGTCTATGATGTTATTAACATTCAAACTAATTTAAAAGAATCCGAAATAAACATGGCTAGAATTACTGGTTTTGATAAAGATAAAATTAATTTCTATCAAAAACAAGAATACTATCGTAACTTAGCTTTACCAAAACAAAATTCTTTTCTTCTTCAAAATCATTCTTCACAATATCCTTTAGCAGTTTTTACTAATGCATATGATTTAGAGATGAATTATGAAAAAATATACAGAAATAATTCAATGATATTAATTCTCAAAAATATTGATTCTTCTTTTAATTTGAATGCATTAAATAATTTTTTTGAAAGAAAAAACGATGATCAAGTCCAAATTGCTTTATACATCGATAAATTAGATAATATTTCATACAACTTCATAAGAAAAAACTCTATTTCATGAATTGTTATTGGTGAAAATATTTCAAAATATCTCAACTTTAACACAAATTATTATTTAAAACTTTTAAACTTTTTAGAAATTTTTAGAGATTTAAAATTTAAAATCATTTATGAAAATCTACCAGAAAAACTAGATAGAAATATTATTCAAAAATTAAATATAAAATATAAATATAATAAATAA
- a CDS encoding DegV family protein: MKKIGFIVDSFSCLSKEEANQKGFGYFPFRLDLDDKVYEDGVDLSSKDILEIIDKSQDYKTSLPRLDIMEEVISQMSKEYDDVIYLPISSTLSGSLSAANNFKSEFSNFHIYDNQYVGEQFLEVIKYIKREYEKGVSLDIIFEKLNDFQKDTIVYILPLNLNYAIKGGRISGVKKFLLKAFSKVKLVPFIKFANSQNSTAGIARGTKGAIIQIVEKIIDFTNLKNIDEINQKYNLYFIHGLDQEFNQMVLKIVKETKLEINSSKLNSGVIAVHTGPEAISLSIMPKINQD; encoded by the coding sequence ATGAAAAAAATTGGATTCATCGTAGATTCATTCAGCTGTTTAAGTAAAGAAGAAGCTAATCAAAAAGGATTTGGTTATTTTCCTTTTAGACTTGATTTAGACGATAAAGTTTATGAAGATGGCGTAGATTTAAGTTCAAAAGATATTTTAGAAATTATTGATAAAAGTCAAGATTATAAAACTTCTTTACCTCGCCTTGACATCATGGAAGAAGTTATTTCTCAAATGTCAAAAGAATATGATGATGTAATTTATCTTCCAATTAGTTCAACTCTTTCTGGTTCGCTTTCTGCAGCTAATAATTTTAAAAGCGAGTTTTCTAATTTTCATATTTATGATAATCAATATGTTGGTGAACAATTTTTAGAAGTTATTAAATACATTAAAAGAGAATATGAAAAAGGTGTTAGTTTAGATATTATTTTTGAAAAATTAAATGACTTCCAAAAAGACACCATCGTTTATATTCTTCCTCTTAACTTAAATTATGCTATTAAAGGTGGAAGAATTTCAGGTGTAAAGAAATTTTTATTAAAAGCCTTTTCAAAAGTAAAATTAGTTCCTTTTATTAAATTTGCAAATTCACAAAATTCAACTGCGGGAATTGCAAGAGGAACTAAAGGTGCAATTATTCAAATTGTTGAAAAAATAATAGATTTTACAAACCTTAAAAACATTGATGAAATTAACCAAAAATATAATCTTTACTTTATTCATGGTTTAGATCAAGAATTTAACCAAATGGTGCTTAAAATAGTTAAAGAAACAAAATTAGAAATTAATTCAAGTAAACTAAACTCTGGAGTAATAGCAGTGCATACTGGTCCAGAAGCTATTTCTTTATCAATTATGCCCAAAATTAATCAAGACTAA
- a CDS encoding phosphoglycerate kinase, which yields MKKTIDDLTLENKVVLLRTDFNVPMNKGIIMSNKRIVESLPTIQKIISSNAKLVIFSHLGRVKEEKDLIEKDLFPVAVELSRLLKQSVLFVRETKGENLEAAIQKLKNGEVLLVQNTRFEDLNNKAETKNDLELGKYWASLGDIFINDAFGAAHRANASTVGIAQFIKESAMGYLMQKEVAMLSKLTNNPQRPYMAIVGGNKLGDKIPVLNKLVNQVDRLFIVGGMAYTFQIAKGRKVANSIVDMENLEFAKEFLNTHGEAKVFLPIDYKVSKEFANTEPLINYVDIQDGYNGMDIGPKTIEKFARAMKKAKTIVWNGPAGVVEFENYKQGTLGLANAIAELKDVYSVVGGGDSAAIIEKENLTHLFSHVSTGGGATLEFIKDGTLVAIEAIKNK from the coding sequence ATGAAAAAAACAATTGATGATTTAACTTTAGAAAACAAAGTAGTTTTATTAAGAACCGATTTTAATGTTCCAATGAATAAAGGAATTATTATGTCAAATAAAAGAATTGTTGAATCATTACCAACAATTCAAAAAATAATTTCTTCAAATGCTAAATTAGTTATTTTTTCACACCTAGGAAGAGTAAAAGAAGAAAAAGATTTGATAGAAAAAGATCTTTTTCCTGTAGCAGTTGAATTATCAAGACTTCTTAAACAATCAGTACTTTTTGTAAGAGAAACAAAGGGAGAAAACTTAGAAGCTGCTATTCAAAAATTAAAAAATGGAGAAGTTTTATTAGTTCAAAACACAAGATTTGAAGATTTAAACAACAAAGCAGAAACCAAAAATGATCTAGAACTTGGAAAATATTGAGCTTCTCTTGGTGATATTTTCATTAATGATGCTTTTGGTGCCGCACATAGAGCAAATGCTTCAACTGTAGGAATTGCACAATTTATAAAAGAAAGTGCCATGGGTTATTTAATGCAAAAAGAAGTGGCAATGCTTTCAAAATTGACAAATAATCCACAACGTCCTTATATGGCGATTGTGGGAGGAAATAAATTAGGCGATAAAATTCCTGTTTTAAATAAACTGGTTAACCAAGTAGATCGTTTATTCATTGTTGGTGGAATGGCATATACTTTTCAAATTGCAAAAGGAAGAAAAGTAGCAAATTCAATTGTCGACATGGAAAATTTGGAATTTGCCAAAGAATTTCTTAACACACATGGAGAAGCAAAAGTCTTTTTACCAATTGACTATAAAGTTTCAAAAGAATTTGCAAATACAGAACCACTAATTAACTATGTTGATATTCAAGATGGTTATAACGGAATGGATATAGGACCTAAAACTATTGAAAAATTTGCTAGAGCAATGAAAAAAGCTAAAACAATTGTTTGAAATGGACCAGCAGGTGTAGTTGAATTTGAGAACTATAAACAAGGTACTTTAGGATTAGCAAATGCCATAGCAGAATTAAAGGATGTTTATTCTGTTGTTGGTGGTGGTGATAGTGCTGCTATTATTGAAAAAGAAAATTTAACACATCTTTTTAGTCATGTTTCAACTGGCGGTGGTGCCACACTAGAATTTATTAAAGATGGTACTTTAGTTGCTATTGAAGCAATCAAAAATAAGTAA
- the tsf gene encoding translation elongation factor Ts: MALDKLALIKEVRERTNGGMVDVKKALEASDWDVEKAIVWLKSNGKIKAAKKAGRVSAEGLVAIAGNNKKAIIVEVNCETDFVVKNEKFKEATNAIAQGLLAANVANGVDANTVVINGKETVAELAENLTATIGEKITFRRFTVVEASEGETLGSFVHINGQIAAIVKVKGSNEEIARNVAMHAAAMKPEYVFVNEVPVERIETFKAEFVKPAGFENKPAQIQEKILQGSLDKKLGEIVLVKQAFMMEDSLTIEKYLANHNSELTAATRYAVGEGIEKVVTDFAAEVAAQMNSN, encoded by the coding sequence ATGGCTCTTGATAAATTAGCTTTAATTAAAGAAGTTCGTGAAAGAACAAACGGTGGAATGGTTGATGTTAAGAAAGCTTTAGAAGCTTCTGACTGAGACGTTGAAAAAGCAATTGTTTGATTAAAAAGTAATGGAAAAATCAAAGCTGCTAAAAAAGCTGGCAGAGTTTCAGCTGAAGGATTGGTAGCAATTGCTGGCAACAATAAAAAAGCTATTATTGTTGAAGTTAACTGCGAAACAGACTTTGTGGTTAAAAATGAAAAATTTAAAGAAGCAACAAATGCAATTGCTCAAGGTTTATTAGCTGCTAATGTTGCAAATGGTGTTGATGCTAATACCGTTGTAATTAATGGCAAAGAAACTGTTGCTGAATTAGCTGAAAATTTAACTGCAACTATTGGTGAAAAAATTACTTTCAGAAGATTTACTGTAGTTGAAGCTAGTGAAGGCGAAACATTAGGTTCATTTGTTCACATTAATGGTCAAATCGCTGCTATTGTAAAAGTAAAAGGTTCAAATGAAGAAATTGCAAGAAACGTTGCAATGCATGCAGCCGCAATGAAACCTGAATATGTTTTTGTTAACGAAGTACCTGTTGAAAGAATTGAAACATTTAAAGCAGAATTTGTTAAACCAGCTGGTTTTGAAAACAAACCAGCACAAATTCAAGAAAAAATTCTTCAAGGTTCATTAGACAAAAAATTAGGTGAAATTGTATTAGTTAAACAAGCTTTCATGATGGAAGATTCTTTAACTATTGAAAAATACTTAGCAAATCACAACTCAGAATTAACAGCCGCAACACGTTATGCAGTTGGTGAAGGTATTGAAAAAGTTGTTACTGACTTTGCTGCTGAAGTTGCTGCACAAATGAATTCAAACTAA